The segment AAAAGGTGTTTGGCTGAATATCAAACACCTTTTTGTTTATAAATGAACTAATTTCATGGAAAAAATTGTGGAGACATCTCTTTTTAACCCAGTTTTAACCTTTATTCATTATAATTATTAATGAACCATTTCACAAAATGGGTTTTATTCCATTTTGGGTTTATGTTATTCTTTTCTCCTTTTACCTTAAAATTTTCCACTTTACCTTTTACTTTCTCTAATAAGTAGAAGGTCTTTTTTTGCAAAAAACAGGTCTTTTTAATGAAAGTCTAATTTATTATTTAGTATATAGGCTCAACTTATGAAACTATCATCCATTTAGACTGAAAGTCTGAATAAGGATACGTCGCCTCCCACGGCAGCGACGCACTTAATTGAGGGGGCTTTTATAGAACGGAAAACTTTTTAGGGGCTGACCTGCTACATGCGCACACAGATGAGTCGTACAGATTTGTGCAAACATTGTCTGTGCGACTCATGTGCTCGGCCAGCCCAACCTAGCGCATACTTTATGAGAATTCTTACTATGAAAAGATAGAAACTTATGTTGAACTTATATAGCTAAATAAATTAAAGTTGGTAAAGTTTCTTATACTTTTGCTGTAAATAATCTGTTAAATATTTTGCAGATAATGCTTGCCCAGTGCCTTCTTGAATTAATTCATAAGGCTTTTTCAATGCGCCAAATTGGTGAACTTTGGTCGTTAACCATTCGTGAATAGGCGTTAAATTACCGCTTAGGCATAAATCGTCGAAATTTGGAATATCTTGCATCATAGCATGTTTCCATTGCGCAGCGTACATGAAGCCAAGTGCATAGCTCGGGAAGTAACCAAAGCTACCGCCACTCCAGTGCGTGTCTTGTAAAATCCCTTGCGCATCATTTTCTGGACGGATGCCTAAATATTGTTCGTATTTATCGTTCCAAACGTTCGGTAAATCTTCAGCCGCTAGATCGCCGTTGAAAATTTCACGTTCGATTTCATAGCGAATCATAATGTGGAGCGGGTAAGTTAATTCATCTGCTTCAATTCGAATGAATGAAGGCTCTGAGTAATTGATTGCCTTTAAGAAATCTTCTACGTCCACATTGGCAAATTGTGTAGGTGAATATTTTTGTAAGATATTAAAGTTATGAGTCCAAAAATTCTCGTTGCGCCCAATAAAGTTTTCGTAAAATAATGATTGTGACTCATGAATACCCATGGAAGCTCCTTTTGATAATGGGAGTCCGTTTAGCTGTGGGTCAATATTTTGCTCATAAAGCGCATGCCCACATTCATGAATTGTGCCGAAAAGTGCAGAGCGGAAGTCTGTTTCATCATACTTTGTCGTAACGCGAATGTCGCCGCTATTTAAGCCAATCATAAATGGATGAACGGTTTCATCTAAGCGTCCAGCTTCAAAATCATAGCCAAGTTGTTTTAAAAATTCCAGAGAAGCCTCACGTTGCCCAGCTTTCGGGAAATGCTGAAACAAAATTGTTGTGTCTGGCTTATTTGGTGATGCTTGAATCGCTTTAACTAACGGTACAATTGTTGCCTTTAGTTCACCAAAAAGCGTATCTAATACGTCTGTTGTCATTTCTGGCTCATATTTATCAAGTAAAGTGTTGTAAGCGGAACCATTTTTAATACCCCAATATTGCACGAATTTCTTTTGGTAATCAATTACTTCTTTTAAGTAAGGAAGGAAAATTTGATAATCCGATTTCGCCTTAGCTTCTTCCCAAGCAGCTTCTGATTTTGCTTTTAAAATAGTGTAGGCTTTGAATTCATCGGCAGGGATTTTCTTTGATTCATCATAAGATTCTTTGACATCCTCATACAAACGGCGCGTCACGAAATCTAGCTTTTCTGGTTCAAGCTGTTGCAATATAGTGCCTAATTCGTCACTCGTTTGTAAAGCAAATAAATCAGCTGATAATGTACCGATTACTTCTGCGCGCTGTGGTAAACCTTTACGCGGAGCTCCGGTGCGCATATCCCAATAAATAACAGACAAAGCCTCAGAGTAATTTTGCATTTTCTTCACATAGTCAATAAATGTTTGTTTCATGTGTAAACACTCCTTTCATCTGTAATTATAAAAGAAATGAATAGGTTGTTACTAGGAGGGGGGAGGCAAATATACATTAATAGTTAAATATGGAGGGACGATAGAAAAACAATGCACTATTTCTAGTAGGTGAATTTTGCGGGTTGGAACAGGATGCGGTAATACAAACTAGATCAAATTGAATGGAGGATTATTATGGGAGCGAACTGGATAAAGATATCAGTCGTTTATTTAGTAATGGGGATTCTTTTTGGACTATTTATGCATTATACAATTCAGCTTCAATGGGGAGCGACACATGGGCACATTAATGTAGTTGGCTGGTTGTCTACGGGACTAATTGGTGTCATCTATGCGGTTTATCCAAAAGTAGGGAATAGTCGTCTAGGAGTTATTCATTTTTGGTTACAAAATATTTCTTTACCGTTTTTATTAGTAGGAATGATGTTGATTCATACAGATTTCCCGAGATGGATGATGGAGTTTTGTGTATCGAGTGGAGGAATCGGCTTTGCTTTAGCAATTTTAATTTTCTTAGTTAATATATTTCAAAACGTCGAACCAACTCATAATATGAAATAAACGCAAATTGATAAATGACAAGCCGATTTTTTTAATTGGCTTGTCATTTTATTTTGTTTTAGTGGAATGTAGAGGGGAGGTTATTTTAAAGTTTCTTGAATCGCTTTCATATAGAACTTATTTATATCTGGGTTCTCATAACTTCTTTGGCTTGGGCCATTTTACTTAAATTACCTTAAAATAAATGATTATTAATCTTACCTACACACATACTAGTTAGAAATATTGTTTATTTATTAAAGCTTTCTATTTAGAAAAAATCGACTTCAATCAATAGGATTACTGTTCAAATTGAAATGTTTCGCTAATTATAGTTGGGGAAACATTTATTGTATCTTTTAAACGTTATGCTAAAAAACGTAAGAGAATTTTGTTTATAAAACATCAGAAGGGGGAAGAGTTTTTTATTTAAAGAGAAATTTAGTGGTGGAAAGTTAAAAAATAATAATTCATATTAATAGGAAGAAAAGTACTTCATAAAAAACTTTTGAAAAAACTTTTAAAAAAGTGTTGACGAATGTTTCAAATGGGTGTAATATTCTAAGAGTCGTCAGTGACAAGCTGATAACAACGACAACATGAACCTTGAAAACTGAACAAGCAAACGTTAATGATTTAAACGTTTAAGTGATGAACTTAAACAAATTATAGATATCAACTTTATGTTGATACGCTAGCAAAGCAAATGAGCTTTCAAACTAACTTTTATGGAGAGTTTGATCCTGGCTCAGGACGAACGCTGGCGGCGTGCCTAATACATGCAAGTCGAGCGGACTTTCATTGGTGCTTGCACCTTTGAAAGTTAGCGGCGGACGGGTGAGTAACACGTGGGTAACCTACCCTGTAGATTGGGATAACTCCGGGAAACCGGGGCTAATACCGAATAACACTTTTGAACTCATGTTCGAATGTTAAAAGACGGCATCTCGCTGTCACTACAGGATGGGCCCGCGGCGCATTAGCTAGTTGGTGAGGTAACGGCTCACCAAGGCAACGATGCGTAGCCGACCTGAGAGGGTGATCGGCCACACTGGGACTGAGACACGGCCCAGACTCCTACGGGAGGCAGCAGTAGGGAATCTTCCACAATGGACGAAAGTCTGATGGAGCAACGCCGCGTGAGTGAAGAAGGATTTCGGTTCGTAAAACTCTGTTGCAAGGGAAGAACAAGTAGCGTAGTAACTGGCGCTACCTTGACGGTACCTTGTTAGAAAGCCACGGCTAACTACGTGCCAGCAGCCGCGGTAATACGTAGGTGGCAAGCGTTGTCCGGAATTATTGGGCGTAAAGCGCGCGCAGGTGGTTTCTTAAGTCTGATGTGAAAGCCCACGGCTCAACCGTGGAGGGTCATTGGAAACTGGGAAACTTGAGTGCAGAAGAGGATAGTGGAATTCCAAGTGTAGCGGTGAAATGCGTAGAGATTTGGAGGAACACCAGTGGCGAAGGCGACTATCTGGTCTGTAACTGACACTGAGGCGCGAAAGCGTGGGGAGCAAACAGGATTAGATACCCTGGTAGTCCACGCCGTAAACGATGAGTGCTAAGTGTTGGGGGGTTTCCGCCCCTCAGTGCTGCAGCTAACGCATTAAGCACTCCGCCTGGGGAGTACGGTCGCAAGACTGAAACTCAAAGGAATTGACGGGGGCCCGCACAAGCGGTGGAGCATGTGGTTTAATTCGAAGCAACGCGAAGAACCTTACCAGGTCTTGACATCCCATTGACCACTGTAGAGATACAGTTTTCCCTTCGGGGACAACGGTGACAGGTGGTGCATGGTTGTCGTCAGCTCGTGTCGTGAGATGTTGGGTTAAGTCCCGCAACGAGCGCAACCCTTATTCTTAGTTGCCATCATTTAGTTGGGCACTCTAAGGAGACTGCCGGTGACAAACCGGAGGAAGGTGGGGATGACGTCAAATCATCATGCCCCTTATGACCTGGGCTACACACGTGCTACAATGGACGGTACAAACGGTTGCCAACCCGCGAGGGGGAGCTAATCCGATAAAACCGTTCTCAGTTCGGATTGTAGGCTGCAACTCGCCTACATGAAGCCGGAATCGCTAGTAATCGCGGATCAGCATGCCGCGGTGAATACGTTCCCGGGCCTTGTACACACCGCCCGTCACACCACGAGAGTTTGTAACACCCGAAGTCGGTGGGGTAACCTTTATGGAGCCAGCCGCCGAAGGTGGGATAGATGATTGGGGTGAAGTCGTAACAAGGTAGCCGTATCGGAAGGTGCGGCTGGATCACCTCCTTTCTAAGGATATTTTCGGAATCATTCCTTCGGGAATGAAACATTAACGTTTGCTGTTCAGTTTTGAAGGTTCATCTTTTTGATGAAACACTTCATATATACTTGCTCCTGACGCTAGCGCTTACGTCGCAAAGCTTCATGTAGCAAAAACAGCGAAGTCATTCACGATGTGATTGAAGTCAGCTGCTTTGTTCTTTGAAAACTGGATAAAACGACATTGAAAGCAATAAACAAACAAATGATCAAGAAATTGATCGTGCAAGTTCTTAAATCTTATCTTTTATAGGATAAGTAGTAACTAATTAAAGGTTTCAAGACACAAGTAGTTCTAGGAAGCAATGGAGTGAAGGAAGGAGCGTACCTATGTACGTGACTGACAGAACGAAAGTAGCTGACGACGAAATACGCCGTGTATTGGAAGCTGTAGGTTAAGTTAATAAGGGCGCACGGTGGATGCCTTGGCACTAGGAGTCGATGAAGGACGGCACTAACACCGATATGCTTTGGGGAGCTGTAAGTAAGCTTTGATCCAGAGATTTCCGAATGGGGGAACCCACTATGTTTAATCGCATAGTATCTTCACGTGAATACATAGCGTGTTGAGGACAGACGCAGAGAACTGAAACATCTAAGTACCTGCAGGAACAGAAAGAAAATTCGATTCCCTGAGTAGCGGCGAGCGAAACGGGAAGAGCCCAAACCAAAGAGCTTGCTCTTTGGGGTTGTAGGACATTCTATACGGAGTTACAAAAGAATGAGATAGTTGAAGCGGCTTGGAAAGGCCCGCCATAGAAGGTAAAAGCCCTGTAAGTGAAACCTCATTCCCTCTTGAATGTATCCTGAGTACGGCGGAACACGTGAAATTCCGTCGGAATCTGGGAGGACCATCTCCCAAGGCTAAATACTACCTAGTGACCGATAGTGAACCAGTACCGTGAGGGAAAGGTGAAAAGCACCCCGGAAGGGGAGTGAAATAGATCCTGAAACCGTGTGCCTACAAGTAGTTAGAGCCCGTTAATGGGTGATAGCGTGCCTTTTGTAGAATGAACCGGCGAGTTACGATTACGTGCGAGGTTAAGTTGATGAGACGGAGCCGCAGCGAAAGCGAGTCTGAATAGGGCGAATTAGTACGTGGTCGTAGACCCGAAACCAGGTGATCTACCCATGTCCAGGGTGAAGGTGAGGTAACACTTACTGGAGGCCCGAACCCACGTACGTTGAAAAGTGCGGGGATGAGGTGTGGGTAGCGGAGAAATTCCAATCGAACCTGGAGATAGCTGGTTCTCTCCGAAATAGCTTTAGGGCTAGCCTCGTGATTGAGAATACTGGAGGTAGAGCACTGTTTGGACTAGGGGGGCATCTCGCTTTACCGAATTCAGACAAACTCCGAATGCCAGATATTTATACACGGGAGTCAGACTGCGAGTGATAAGATCCGTAGTCAAGAGGGAAACAGCCCAGACCACCAGCTAAGGTCCCAAAGTAATCGTTAAGTGGAAAAGGATGTGGCGTTGCTTAGACAACCAGGATGTTGGCTCAGAAGCAGCCATCATTTAAAGAGTGCGTAATAGCTCACTGGTCGAGTGACGCTGCGCCGAAAATTTATCGGGGCTAAACGATTCACCGAAGCTGTGGATGCATCCGTATGGATGCGTGGTAGGAGAGCGTTCTAAGGGCGTTGAAGTCAGACCGGAAGGACTGGTGGAGCGCTTAGAAGTGAGAATGCCGGTATGAGTAGCGAAAGACGGGTGAGAATCCCGTCCACCGTATGACTAAGGTTTCCTGAGGAAGGCTCGTCCGCTCAGGGTTAGTCGGGACCTAAGCCGAGGCCGATAGGCGTAGGCGATGGACAACAGGTTGATATTCCTGTACCACCTCCTCACCGTTTGAGAAATGGGGGGACGCAGTAGGATAGGGTAAGCAGAGCGTTGGTTGTCTCTGTTCAAGCAGTAAGGCGTGTGTGTAGGCAAATCCGCACACTAATACGTTGAGCTGTGATGACGAGTCCGTATGGACGAAGTTCCTGATTTCACACTGCCAAGAAAAGCCTCTATCGAGGTGAGAGGTGCCCGTACCGCAAACCGACACAGGTAGTCGAGGAGAGAATCCTAAGGTGTGCGAGAGAACTCTCGTTAAGGAACTCGGCAAAATGACCCCGTAACTTCGGGAGAAGGGGTGCTCTTGAGCGTGCAAGCGCATGAGAGCCGCAGTGAATAGGCCCAGGCGACTGTTTAGCAAAAACACAGGTCTCTGCAAAACCGTAAGGTGAAGTATAGGGGCTGACGCCTGCCCGGTGCTGGAAGGTTAAGAGGAGTGGTTAGCGCAAGCGAAGCTACGAATTGAAGCCCCAGTAAACGGCGGCCGTAACTATAACGGTCCTAAGGTAGCGAAATTCCTTGTCGGGTAAGTTCCGACCCGCACGAAAGGCGTAACGATCTGGGCACTGTCTCAACGAGAGACTCGGTGAAATTATAGTACCTGTGAAGATGCAGGTTACCCGCGACAGGACGGAAAGACCCCGTGGAGCTTTACTGTAGCCTGATATTGAATTTTGGTACAACTTGTACAGGATAGGTAGGAGCCAGAGATCTCGGAGCGCCAGCTTCGAAGGAGGCGTCAGTGGGATACTACCCTGGTTGTATTGAACTTCTAACCCATGCCCCTTAGCGGGGTAGGAGACAGTGTCAGGCGGACAGTTTGACTGGGGCGGTCGCCTCCTAAAGAGTAACGGAGGCGCCCAAAGGTTCCCTCAGAATGGTTGGAAATCATTCGTAGAGTGTAAAGGCATAAGGGAGCTTGACTGCGAGACCTACAAGTCGAGCAGGGTCGAAAGACGGGCTTAGTGATCCGGTGGTTCCGCATGGAAGGGCCATCGCTCAACGGATAAAAGCTACCCCGGGGATAACAGGCTTATCTCCCCCAAGAGTCCACATCGACGGGGAGGTTTGGCACCTCGATGTCGGCTCATCGCATCCTGGGGCTGTAGTCGGTCCCAAGGGTTGGGCTGTTCGCCCATTAAAGCGGTACGCGAGCTGGGTTCAGAACGTCGTGAGACAGTTCGGTCCCTATCCGTCGTGGGCGTAGGAAATTTGAGAGGAGCTGTCCTTAGTACGAGAGGACCGGGATGGACACACCGCTGGTGTACCAGTTGTTCTGCCAAGAGCATCGCTGGGTAGCTATGTGTGGACGGGATAAGTGCTGAAAGCATCTAAGCATGAAGCCCCCCTCAAGATGAGATTTCCCATTACGCAAGTAAGTAAGACCCCTGAAAGACGATCAGGTAGATAGGTTCGAGGTGGAAGTGTGGCGACATATGGAGCTGACGAATACTAATCGGTCGAGGACTTAACCACAATTTATTGCACAATTTCAATGAAACGTTTATCCAGTTTTGAAAGAATAATCTTTCTAACCTTAGGGTTTCAAGACACAAGCTAGTCAAGGAAACAACTGAGCGAATGAAGGAGCTTACTTAAGTACGTGACTGATTGAGCGAAGGCGGTTGACGCAGGATAGCGCCGTGTATTGGAAGCCGAATAAGTGAAGTGATGATGGCAAAGAGGTCACACCCGTTCCCATACCGAACACGGAAGTTAAGCTCTTTAGCGCCGATGGTAGTTGGGGGCTTCCCCCTGTGAGAGTAGGACATCGCTTCGCAAATAATGGAGGATTAGCTCAGCTGGGAGAGCATCTGCCTTACAAGCAGAGGGTCGGCGGTTCGAGCCCGTCATCCTCCACCATTTCTAAACGCCGGTGTAGCTCAGTTGGTAGAGCAACTGACTTGTAATCAGTAGGTCGAGGGTTCGACTCCTTTCGCCGGCACCATTTAGAGAGCCATTAGCTCAGTTGGTAGAGCATCTGACTTTTAATCAGAGGGTCGTAGGTTCGAATCCTGCATGGCTCACCAGTTAATTTAATACATTGTCAGAATAAAAATTCTTAAGCATATGCGGAAGTAGTTCAGTGGTAGAACACCACCTTGCCAAGGTGGGGGTCGCGAGTTCGAACCTCGTCTTCCGCTCCAACATATGCCGGGGTGGCGGAACTGGCAGACGCACAGGACTTAAAATCCTGCGGTGAGTGATCATCGTGCCGGTTCGATTCCGGCCCTCGGCACCATTTTCTTTAAAAAAATAATTATGCGCCCGTAGCTCAATTGGATAGAGCGTCTGACTACGGATCAGAAGGTTGTGGGTTCGACTCCTGCCGGGCGCGCCATTATAAATTTAATTGACATGTTCGGAATGTAGCTCAGCTTGGTAGAGCACTTGGTTTGGGACCAAGGGGTCGTAGGTTCGAATCCTGTCATTCCGACCATTATTATATGGGGCCTTAGCTCAGCTGGGAGAGCGCCTGCCTTGCACGCAGGAGGTCAGCGGTTCGATCCCGCTAGGCTCCACCATATTTTACTTCGGAGGTATACCCAAGTTCGGCTGAAGGGATCGGTCTTGAAAACCGACAGGCGGGTAACACCGCGCGGGGGTTCGAATCCCTCTACCTCCTCCATTTTTTTAAAAGTAATAATTTTTAACAGAATAAAGTAATATTGTCGCGGGGTGGAGCAGTGGTAGCTCGTCGGGCTCATAACCCGAAGGTCACAGGTTCAAGTCCTGTCCCCGCAACCAAATGGTCCCGTGGTGTAGCGGTTAACATGCCTGCCTGTCACGCAGGAGATCGCCGGTTCGATCCCGGTCGGGACCGCCATTTTTTTATGGGTCAGTAGCTCAGTTGGTAGAGCATTAGATTGAAGCTCTAAGTGTCGGCGGTTCGATTCCGTCCTGACCCATCTTTTTTAAAAAATTGGGGCCTATAGCTCAGCTGGTTAGAGCGCACGCCTGATAAGCGTGAGGTCGATGGTTCGAGTCCATTTAGGCCCACCATATTTTTCCGAAGTAGCTCAGTGGTAGAGCAACCGGCTGTTAACCGGTTGGTCGTAGGTTCGAGTCCTACCTTCGGAGCCATGGCCCGTTGGTCAAGCGGTTAAGACACCGCCCTTTCACGGCGGTAACACGGGTTCGAATCCCGTACGGGTCATATAAAACATATTTATGTGGAAAAGCTATATATAAACTCAAATTATGAGTTTATATATAGCTTTTTTTGTTGTGATTAAACGTAAATGTTCGAAATGACGAAAATGCTCCGCCAATAGTGATTGATCTTGAATTTAGTAAATTTGCTGCGAAGATAAATACAATTTTAGATATTGGTATGTATGGAGATGAGGAAAATAGATATTAGTGTACTTGATGTATAAAAAAATCAGTGAGGGCTTTTAAATGTAGTCCTCACTGATTACAATTTTATTTTAATTTTAATATGCCATTGAAGTTGGTTTCGCGTTGACGGGAGCCGTCGCAATCGTGTTCAATCGTTTTAATCGTATTATTGTTTAGCTTTTGAAACTCAATGACACAGCGTTCACCAGCGATAGTTTCAGATAGCATCGCTTTTTTATTGGAGATCACGGTTGCGTAACCTTGCACAAATCCTGTGGCATAGCCATCATACGTTTCATATTCTACATAAAAATCCTTTTTAGAGGTAAAGGAAATCGTCAAATCACGAAGGCTTGAATCGGCTTCTCCACGTCCGTATTTATAATAATAGAAGTAGTTGCCATCCCAAGAGTTTTCTTTTGATACGGTTGACCAATCTTTACCGATTCGCAAGGAAGCATCCACTGTTTTGCGTGCAGCATTGGCTCTTACGTTTAGTGGGAGGTTGTCTAAATTTTCATAGCTACTTTCTGCATCTTCAGAAATATAAAAGTAGTTTTTGTTTTGTAAATTATGGAAAAATGCAACAACTTGTGCACGTGTTAAATTGTTTGAAGCACCGAAGTATTTTGCTAGATTAGTATACTCGTATTTTGGATTTTGTCCACTAGAAATACTGTGATCGAGCAGAAATTGAATGGATTGTTTTAACGTAGCATTGCCATCTGCTACATGAGTAATTGCTTGGGCTACGACACCACGGCTAACCGCACGCCCTCGAATATCGTTATCAAAATATCCATTTAGTGGGGTTTGATAGGCAGCGAGTGTATTGTAATAGTGATCTGAAGCGATTTCCCTTTTTGTGAATTTATTAAGTTCTTCTGAAACTGGTTCTAAATCAAAATAGGTAACTAAAATTTTGGCAAATTGCTGCTCAGTGACTGGTTGATTTGGGCGAAATGTTCCGTCTGGGTATCCACCAATAATGTCAAAATCATAGGCCCATTTAATCGCATCATATGCATAGTGATGTGTGGGTACATCTTTAAATAATGTTTTTGCAGCAGAACTCTTCGTATTAAATGAAAAACTCATAATGATTAGTAGTAAAGTAAAAAATAAATAATGCTGGCGCTTCATTACAGATCCTCCTTTAAAGTGATTGGTGCAAATTGGTTTTATTTTACTCTAACATGTTCCAATTATTCCCGCAATAAATGGCTAAGTTCATGACAATATCGCCTCAATTTGGTATAGTGAGTTAAATAAATGATTGAAGGAGTGACGGGTGGACGATGATTAACTAATCTTATTTTGAGTAATTGAAAATTTCTTTCAAACAAAAAATAGGATTAGTATGCCCAAATTCCAATAACTTTGTATAAAACCCATTTTGCTATGTGCTTTTTTGGTGTCTTTTTATACAAATTTGAACAGCAGCTAATC is part of the Solibacillus sp. FSL K6-1523 genome and harbors:
- a CDS encoding carboxypeptidase M32; this encodes MKQTFIDYVKKMQNYSEALSVIYWDMRTGAPRKGLPQRAEVIGTLSADLFALQTSDELGTILQQLEPEKLDFVTRRLYEDVKESYDESKKIPADEFKAYTILKAKSEAAWEEAKAKSDYQIFLPYLKEVIDYQKKFVQYWGIKNGSAYNTLLDKYEPEMTTDVLDTLFGELKATIVPLVKAIQASPNKPDTTILFQHFPKAGQREASLEFLKQLGYDFEAGRLDETVHPFMIGLNSGDIRVTTKYDETDFRSALFGTIHECGHALYEQNIDPQLNGLPLSKGASMGIHESQSLFYENFIGRNENFWTHNFNILQKYSPTQFANVDVEDFLKAINYSEPSFIRIEADELTYPLHIMIRYEIEREIFNGDLAAEDLPNVWNDKYEQYLGIRPENDAQGILQDTHWSGGSFGYFPSYALGFMYAAQWKHAMMQDIPNFDDLCLSGNLTPIHEWLTTKVHQFGALKKPYELIQEGTGQALSAKYLTDYLQQKYKKLYQL
- a CDS encoding S-layer homology domain-containing protein produces the protein MKRQHYLFFTLLLIIMSFSFNTKSSAAKTLFKDVPTHHYAYDAIKWAYDFDIIGGYPDGTFRPNQPVTEQQFAKILVTYFDLEPVSEELNKFTKREIASDHYYNTLAAYQTPLNGYFDNDIRGRAVSRGVVAQAITHVADGNATLKQSIQFLLDHSISSGQNPKYEYTNLAKYFGASNNLTRAQVVAFFHNLQNKNYFYISEDAESSYENLDNLPLNVRANAARKTVDASLRIGKDWSTVSKENSWDGNYFYYYKYGRGEADSSLRDLTISFTSKKDFYVEYETYDGYATGFVQGYATVISNKKAMLSETIAGERCVIEFQKLNNNTIKTIEHDCDGSRQRETNFNGILKLK